A genomic segment from Spinacia oleracea cultivar Varoflay chromosome 3, BTI_SOV_V1, whole genome shotgun sequence encodes:
- the LOC130470020 gene encoding uncharacterized protein: protein MVKERIIEEKKGYGLGRILGRIQLPIQEGPQQQVQQQQVLQLVEQQQDQQQVPHAQVQQHVQGEAPHVQGQENPKEFMLDFITLMNSLGANLSMLGTKLKRAQELFPNNSLVKNVEEFMGKRS, encoded by the exons ATGGTCAAAGAGAGGATTATAGAAGAAAAGAAAGGTTATGGACTCGGCCGAATTCTTGGCAGAATACAATTGCCGATACAGGAAGGGCCACAAcagcaagttcaacaacaacaaGTTCTACAACTGGTGGAACAACAACAAGATCAACAACAAGTCCCACACGCACAAGTCCAACAACATGTTCAAGGAGAAGCACCTCATGTGCAAGGGCAAGAAAATCCAAAG GAATTTATGTTGGATTTCATTACATTGATGAACAGTTTAGGTGCTAACTTGTCAATGTTGGGCACAAAACTGAAAAGAGCTCAAGAACTCTTCCCAAACAACAGTTTGGTGAAGAATGTTGAGGAGTTCATGGGGAAAAGGTCATGA